The genomic window GTTCTGTAAACCCAAAACACTCCAAAGATATGCAAAAGGTGCAGATATCACCTTATGTTCTGAAACCAATCAATCTTCACCCCTAGGTTCATTGGTTCCTTTTGTCAcacttttccccttctcttttgttttcaaCGCTTTCCTTAAGAAATAAACCCAGGCCTTGAAACCTTTCAGATGAAGTGATGTTTGCAAAAAGACATCTaatgtttttgtgttttcctcctTCACAAGCAGGCAATGTTCTCttacagcaacaacaacaacaaaaaaagtgtCTGTGTTTTTTTTGGAATTAAACAACATAAGGCAATTAAATATTGAGAAGCAGTCAGGTGTATGATGAACATGAACCTTCCCATCGGTAGTGTGGAAAAGGAGCTGAACTTGATCTGGTTTGTAACCCCCTGTCCCAGGCCCGGCCTCAGGATGTTCATCTCTTGTAGCAACAAAGCAAACAGTTCTTGCCTGCACAGGTAGCATCTTGCCCATGTACTCTTCCATGTAGGTGGAAGGAAGATGCTGAGCAGCTGCTTGCTAAACTGAAGGCCATGAAAAATCATTTGGCTCTTCACCATAACATCAAACCTAATTCATAGGTTTTTGGCCCCCAAATTCCAAATTGTACATCAGTCTGTTTTCGAAAGTTTACGTTTAACATGTCTGGGGGGTTCCCAAGTATCACTATCATCTGtttcttcctcatcctcctgaTCATCCAGCATTTCATCTTCCTCCTCATTCTCATCAAACAGCTCTATTCCAAGTTCTAATCTTCTTTGCCTTTCTGCAAACCATTCTCTGACCTGCTCATATCCCATGTGAGATTTGGCTACCAGTTCATCAAGGTCTTGCTCATTAAGGAATTTGTGCTTCATGTAATAGTCCTTCAGGATTGCTGTTCCAGTTTTAAATTTTATGACAGAGACACCTCTGTCCCAGCAATTTAACCTCTTGCTTCCCCGAGGCCTCCCCCGaggcctccctctccccctcccttttggtcttcctctccctctcttcctTGCAAAGCCTTGGCCATTCAGGCTGTTTGCACTGGCACTCTGGTAATAGTAATACCATTTCAATCCACCATTTTTCCAGGCATAGCGAGTATCTCCAAACCAGCTCACAATTTCTGATCTTGGAAGCCCAGTTTCTTCTGCCAGCTTGTTGTATTCTTGTGGAGATGGCCACTGAGTACGGACAAAGGAACTTTTGAGCATGTGCAACTGCTCTGGTGATTTTTTGCCTATTTTGCTTGAAGTAGAACACCCTGATtttgttcctgctgctccatctcccacaGATGTTTCTCCAGATTCCTCTTTTGAGCTGCCAGCATTGCTTTCATTCATGTCAGCTCCCTCTTCCTTCAAGACATTTGATTTCCGTTTTTCTGCAAACCAGGCATCAATCTCTCTCCTGGTCAGTTTTGTTTGGGCTCTTAATCTATTCATCTCTTCTTCAGTAAGGACTGGGTTATTAAGAAAACTTGCTTGGAGGACTTGCAACTGTTCAGAAGTCTTCTCTTTGAATTTCTGTGGGGTGAAATCAGGAAAAGTACCCCAAGATGGCTTGCTCTGTGGAGTGACTCCTGTTGGAGATTCATTCATTTCATCACTTGAATCAATAACAATGGTGGCACATGAATCACTGTTAAGATGAATCCCATGATTATTCTTTGAGTTTCTCTGATTGTAGCGTGTATCACTGAACCACTTTTTGATCTCTCCTTTAGTGAGGCCTGTTATTTTCATAAGTCTAACAATTTCTGAGTCTTGAGGAAACTGGTTTTTAAGGTAGCTGACTTTCAATTCTGCCAGTTGTTCCTTAGTTTTTTTTGCTCGGATGCCAAAGGAGTCGGGATTCATCAGCGTGGATTCATTTTTGATTAGCTGAGGGGCTGGAATGGCAGCTACTTGTTTGGTTTCTGCAATAGGCTGAGCACTGTGAATCTGACTCTTCTGTAACTGAGTTTGGTTTGGGACTCCTGCTACAGTCAAAGCTATTGGGGCTGTTACTGGTAATGTATTTGTACCTGCAACTTGAGTGAGAACAAGTCCTGGCTGACCAACTATTTGGCATGTCTGTAAAATGGAAGGTAAACCATTGCTAGCGGCCGAAATGTGTGCTGGAATAACAGTAATGGTCTGGGGCACAGTATGCACTGTGCCATTAAATTGTTTCCTCCTTGcttcctccacctcctctggcGTCCAGCTCACTCCGTGTTTCAGACGCTGAGCAGAAAACCAGATTTTAATCTGCTCTTCTGTGTACTTAGCTTGAGAGGAAAGAACAGTGATTTCTGACATGGTTGGATACGGGAATTTGTTGTAGGTGTTAAGCAAAAGAGGATTGTTATCCAAAGCAGTGTTATAGGCTGGAATGCTATTCACAGGTATTAGGACTTTGGGAATCAGGTTGGAGTTCTGTGGAGCTGTGACAGCTGTTATAACCTGCGCCACCCCAGGCTGAAGCACTGGTGCTGGGGTCACTACTGCCCCGGCCACATCTGCTGCACTGCACACAACTGAATGGCTTGGTTTGGGTTCAGAAACTGCCGCTGGGGGGTTTTCTACTACTTCTTCAGAGTTTGGCTCATTTTCAGTTCCCTTTTCTTCACCAGGAATGTCATCAACTACATTGTGGAAAACAGCAATACGTTTAGCCTCGGGTTTGCTTTTCATCATTTTCATGATAGGAGTTTTGCTAATGGAGATCCCTGATGAGGGGACCTCAGAAGAGTCAGCCTGTCCAGCATTTTCTTCTCTAACAAAACTCCCATCAAAAGTGAGATCATTTACTGTCTGTTCAAAGATTGTCTGGTTATTACGTTTCACCATAGTCAATTTAaaattctcctctccagggtGGTGCTTCAAATTATGCTCTGAGAGGGCATCATATCTTTTGGTAAGGAAATTACATTCTAAACAAACGTAGGATGAATTTAACACTACGTTGGGGTGTTCTGAATCCACATGAAAGGTAAACATATTGAGATCTGGAGTCTGAAAAGTACAGTATTTACACTCATAACCACCTTCTactttatttgtatttttcttattGTCTGAATCCACATACTCATGAGCATCCTCATCACTTGTCACACCCTCTGCTGTAGGGTTATCTGCTGGTGTGAGCACAGGTGGTCCTTCCTCCAAGTCTGACACCGTTTCTAGATCTGGATCCTGCTCATTGGCTAAGACCATGCAGGGTGTTGTTGATTTTCGTTTACTTGCCATGACTGTTACTGTGAAAATGATAACGACTGGTCAGATACAGATTAGCTTCAAGCTCTTCTTGattaataatagtaataataaaataataataataatggctTTCGGTACTTCAAGTCAGTTCTTGTAAAGTCTCAACATTTCTCCCATTAGCAGCTTTTCTTTCGTAGTGCAATCAGATTAAAAATAGTTGAGGATGAGATGTTGAGACACTGTTTTAAAGTCCACATCCACCACCTGTAGTAAAGAAGAGACAGTGGaattagtttaatttaaatCATAATTTCTATTTTGCTACAAATTACAGTTTAATGTAATTCAGTCCTTTGGGGTTTAGTGTGCCACTGCTCATCCCCTGAAACCAGCAGACCCATTCCAAGAGATAACTGAAGCTATGATAAGAAAGGGAAAATCCAATCCACTTATTACAGACTGAGATTTGTTTCAGTTCATGTTAATACAGTGACAGACCTAAACAACAGGGTGGTATAAAACAGGTAACTTCCTGATTGTTTCCCTTGCTTCAGAAGCCTTTTTATTTGGCACAGTGCTGAGGTCACTCTTGCCCTTGGACTGCTTTCCCTCAGCTATGACAATGTCTCTCAGCTGTTCTGTGAGCTCAAGTCCTTCCCATCACAAACTTGAGCCCATATGACATATCCACTACTG from Agelaius phoeniceus isolate bAgePho1 chromosome 1, bAgePho1.hap1, whole genome shotgun sequence includes these protein-coding regions:
- the ZHX1 gene encoding zinc fingers and homeoboxes protein 1, translated to MASKRKSTTPCMVLANEQDPDLETVSDLEEGPPVLTPADNPTAEGVTSDEDAHEYVDSDNKKNTNKVEGGYECKYCTFQTPDLNMFTFHVDSEHPNVVLNSSYVCLECNFLTKRYDALSEHNLKHHPGEENFKLTMVKRNNQTIFEQTVNDLTFDGSFVREENAGQADSSEVPSSGISISKTPIMKMMKSKPEAKRIAVFHNVVDDIPGEEKGTENEPNSEEVVENPPAAVSEPKPSHSVVCSAADVAGAVVTPAPVLQPGVAQVITAVTAPQNSNLIPKVLIPVNSIPAYNTALDNNPLLLNTYNKFPYPTMSEITVLSSQAKYTEEQIKIWFSAQRLKHGVSWTPEEVEEARRKQFNGTVHTVPQTITVIPAHISAASNGLPSILQTCQIVGQPGLVLTQVAGTNTLPVTAPIALTVAGVPNQTQLQKSQIHSAQPIAETKQVAAIPAPQLIKNESTLMNPDSFGIRAKKTKEQLAELKVSYLKNQFPQDSEIVRLMKITGLTKGEIKKWFSDTRYNQRNSKNNHGIHLNSDSCATIVIDSSDEMNESPTGVTPQSKPSWGTFPDFTPQKFKEKTSEQLQVLQASFLNNPVLTEEEMNRLRAQTKLTRREIDAWFAEKRKSNVLKEEGADMNESNAGSSKEESGETSVGDGAAGTKSGCSTSSKIGKKSPEQLHMLKSSFVRTQWPSPQEYNKLAEETGLPRSEIVSWFGDTRYAWKNGGLKWYYYYQSASANSLNGQGFARKRGRGRPKGRGRGRPRGRPRGSKRLNCWDRGVSVIKFKTGTAILKDYYMKHKFLNEQDLDELVAKSHMGYEQVREWFAERQRRLELGIELFDENEEEDEMLDDQEDEEETDDSDTWEPPRHVKRKLSKTD